The Mytilus galloprovincialis chromosome 4, xbMytGall1.hap1.1, whole genome shotgun sequence genome contains a region encoding:
- the LOC143072185 gene encoding uncharacterized protein KIAA1958-like, giving the protein MVDKEFHHSRDVMSAKLKQLKSMGMGAKKRKADPFTAEEVNLLYEKELLGAGNPQSLVRTVWMNNTLHFGLRSREEHTTLRWGDIQMKATTDGGQYLEHTERITKTRNGANLDTRAFQAKMFADTGNPRCPIQTYKQFLRRRPEDMVEDDCPFYLGFSRQIKDDGVWFSRQALGKNTLSSFVKKMCEDGGIQGRKTNHSVRKTTITALVHEDIPDTRIMQLSGHKNVQSINSYSSASIEQQKEMSNILSKIGTGKITSDKNPRPVDDNNNDIPSDDDAELLSASQEAELSFVLKDISNFESNSKPVSATTTTGINEMPEIVHENHKGKAMHMFAGATITGNVTINFSN; this is encoded by the exons ATGGTTGACAAAGAATTTCACCACTCTAGAGATGTGATGTCTGCCAAACTGAAACAGCTGAAATCCATGGGAATGGGAGCCAAAAAAAGGAAAGCAGACCCCTTCACAGCTGAGGAAGTTAATTTACTATACGAAAAAGAGCTGCTTGGTGCAG GAAATCCTCAATCTCTAGTCAGAACTGTTTGGATGAATAACACTCTACATTTTGGTTTACGCTCCCGGGAAGAACACACAACCTTAAGATGGGGAGACATCCAAATGAAGGCAACTACGGACGGGGGGCAGTATCTCGAACATACTGAGAGGATAACCAAAACAAGAAATGGTGCTAACTTGGACACCCGTGCCTTTCAGGCCAAGATGTTTGCTGACACAG GTAATCCTAGATGTCCTATACAGACATATAAACAGTTTCTTAGAAGAAGACCAGAAGATATGGTTGAAGATGATTGTCCCTTTTATTTGGGGTTTTCCAGGCAAATTAAGGATGACGGGGTCTGGTTTTCAAGACAAGCTTTAGGAAAGAACACTCTAAgttcttttgttaaaaaaatgtgtgaagaCGGTGGTATTCAGGGTAGAAAAACTAATCATAGTGTCAGAAAAACTACTATCACTGCCTTGGTACATGAGGACATACCAGATACACGCATAATGCAGTTGAGTGGACATAAAAATGTTCAATCCATAAACTCCTATAGCTCAGCATCAATTGAACAACAGAAGGAAATGTCTAATATTTTGAGTAAAATTGGTACAGGGAAAATAACTTCAGATAAAAACCCAAGGCCTGTGGATGATAACAACAATGATATACCATCAGATGATGATGCAGAACTTTTGTCTGCTTCCCAAGAAGCCGAACTTTCTTTTGTAttgaaagatatttcaaattttgaatctAATTCTAAACCAGTTTCAGCAACAACAACTACAGGAATAAATGAAATGCCAGAAATAGTACATGAAAATCACAAAGGAAAAGCAATGCATATGTTTGCAGGGGCAACTATTACGGGAAATGTGACAATTAATTTTTCCAACTAA